The genomic window ctcgaagtaaaatttataaatctgatgatttatacttaaagtgtatgtaggtgggatgaaagccgacgatcaattgaaaattttgacctttctattgaagatatggattttcccccaaaacaccaaaaaaaattaggtctttttgggaaaaaaaatccaaatcttcaataagaaaaggcaaaatattcaattgatcatcggcttttcctcccagctacatacaatttaagaatatatcattagatttataaaatgtatcgaggactgttatatatcaaaatgtgaaaaatatcaaattttaataatttgtcataaaatttgtattatatcgtgaatttcaaaaatgaaaattcagaaagacattcttcgtattcagaatgcaattcgatatgtctgatgtgctcttatgtcccacaaaaaatactgtcaaaacactcattccagatcccttaagggtggtcttataaccctggaattatggacactTTTGGGTCtcattgttggtctaaagtacgGTATATGAAGTATACATATTAAGAATGGCatagacttgatgaatccatctgtgaggtcaaatttgggcaaaaatactcagttttggagaaaatcccaaaaatattttcatcaaaaatggtcaaaaatactaaattttgctaacaaattcaaaagttgatcaaaattttaaaaataaaaataaaaaaggtcctagatatttatatctagtttttaaaaattaataaaaagtgtttttttacTTGTCTTTTTACGTTTCTAGAAACAGattgggtaattttttttttcttttattatctccaaaactgagcattttgctaaaatttgacctcacagatagaTTTGCCAAGTCTTTGACACTGTACATGTATGCTataatactttagaccaacaatttagcagttaggCCTATggctcaaaagtttccataattccagggttacgaTCACCCTTAAGTATAATCTAAAGTAACTTCTAAATGAGCTCAATTTTGGTGAGTTTGGTACCAAATATACCCAGATGTATGTGACgtatgatttaaaaaaacatttcagTATACTGTATTCCAAAATAAAGTCTTTCTTTTAACAACtattaaaaaattgaaaacagtCCACAGTTCTCAAGCATTATCCAATACTTTGAAACATCTGACTATTCGATAataacatacatacatgtattgggCCCAAATTAAGAGTCATCAAGactaaaaatgcataaaatacaaTTCTACAATGTAGGTTACCATAATTATACTGTTGCTAAATTTGAAGTTTCAAACCAGTAAAAAATAGTTCTTGCTACAGGAACATAAATTCTATAAAGTGACCGAAAATAGGTACTTGTCTCAACTGTTCATTCAATTTTTGAATGCAAAGTTTTGTCAAAACAAACTTCCATCGCCTGTAACTGcatttaaaacaacaaacttTGCCCTCATCTTTTGGTTTCATACACtgcagtgacctttgaccttctatGACTTAGGTCATACTCGCTGGCATATATTGCTGGTCTCAGACTCCATTTATTGTTTCTGTAGATCCCCATGTATGTAAAGGCATCTGGTTTGTAAGTCATATGGCATTTGATTCCAGCTCTCCTGATTCCAGCCTCAAGTTCAATGATGGTGTCCTCATCGGTGAAGTCCCAATTGTACACACAGATGACATGACGTGGCCTTGCTCTTCCATCGTCTTCATGGGGGCTAACTTTGGCCGACATTCCACACTCACCAGACACGACTGCCTTGGCGATACTAGCCCATGCGTGGTCGACCTTGATTCCTGTGTCCATATGAAAGAGCCATTTCCCGGATAAACACTTATGTGCTCTGGCAAGGTCAAGGACAGTTTCAAAGGTTATAGGTCGGCCTGAGTTTTGCATGTCTTCCCAAGCTTGCTGCAGTCCTTCTTTGTCTTCATCTTCGACCTGCCAAGGTCGTTCTTCCATAAACTGTGGACCTAAGACACTGATCCAACCAATGCCATCAGACCTGAAATTGATTGAAATTCAATAACTGTGTAAATGTAAATGACAAATCTTATGATTGGGTTATAAATTGTAACTAAAATTGTTTTGAAAGATGATATAAAAatagggaaaatctgttccaactgaccagcagggaacaaaaggatggatccaaaaggatacaacagtgtcacactagcaatggataagatTAAAAATATGTCAAATGTGACACAACATTCAATAGTGGAATAACACAGAAGGTATCAAAAGACAAAACTTTCCTTTTTCAAGGAATAAAATTAGAGACCTGCTGTCAATATATACAACTACATGTAGTAGAAACCCTTGAAAGCAGGTGTCTGATTTTATTCATTGAAAAGAAAAGTTGTCTTTTGAAATGTTGGGCTTTTATCTTTGTTTATAAATATACCTATTGTGTTATCATTTTGTGACACATTTTCtctgtttttaattttgaaagaGAAGACAGATAATTAATAATATTCGGCAACAATCCATtaataaaattgtgcaaattttccTGCATACAGGAAACCTATAATTGGACAAAAAAGTgagtaatggtgaatccaacggaggAGGATACAATACGCATCAAGGATCAAGTCAATAAATGATAATTGAACACCTATCACACAAGTTAcggtaaagccacgatttctccatgatacggaaaaacagaaaaattcacagaattcggggtttgctcacggaaatttgaaaatgccacaaaatagtgaaaaactgtgtaaaatgtctaacttttgtgttgatttgcaaaagaaaacaaagaaaagtgataatttagcagtaatcaaccattaaacgatccattctagcatttattctaggcctacgatgcaagattctggccgatAAAGCTATCCaaagtacacacaagacaattgatgatgcttaattttgatggggatgttgaggggagactaTAGTTaaaaggtacatataattatataagacaaattacacttttaaaaacatgtgtgtattcacttttcagtgctttataatgtaaaacggaaaatcacggaatagtccaatttgtaacacggaatttaaattttgtaacacggaaaaatcgtGGCTTTAAGTTACGGTATGtttgaaaacacaaaaaatagCCGCATACCTTTGAATCACAGAGGGAGAATTTATTTGCAAGAATTTATCTATCTCATCTGCACCACATTCAGAAGGATCAAAGACAATCCACTTAGACAGGTCAGAAGCCATGGCTTCAGCTGCTAACTGCTCAGCTTTCCAGCCCTCTGGCTCCTGTGGTGAGTTAGGCCATGGAAAAGGCTGGTGAGAATTGACATCCATTGGTTCCGCACTGGAAGACTCTGATAATGCCATGATGGTGAACAGTCACTAGCAAATCTGTTCAATATGATTCTGAAAGAATGTGAGAACACAAACAAgtgataaaaaaaatgtttcttgatgtttgtttgtgttagcttgcTTGTTAATATTTTGTCTGGCAATTAAACTGATGTTCTGCCATGTCaatataaaaaggaaaaaaaaagcacATGTCTCAAAACATCTTTTTCCACtcaaactcagtcaaaataagctTAAAGGATG from Amphiura filiformis chromosome 5, Afil_fr2py, whole genome shotgun sequence includes these protein-coding regions:
- the LOC140153109 gene encoding UPF0696 protein C11orf68 homolog, coding for MALSESSSAEPMDVNSHQPFPWPNSPQEPEGWKAEQLAAEAMASDLSKWIVFDPSECGADEIDKFLQINSPSVIQRSDGIGWISVLGPQFMEERPWQVEDEDKEGLQQAWEDMQNSGRPITFETVLDLARAHKCLSGKWLFHMDTGIKVDHAWASIAKAVVSGECGMSAKVSPHEDDGRARPRHVICVYNWDFTDEDTIIELEAGIRRAGIKCHMTYKPDAFTYMGIYRNNKWSLRPAIYASEYDLSHRRSKVTAVYETKR